One Alphaproteobacteria bacterium DNA segment encodes these proteins:
- a CDS encoding YqaA family protein, producing MLKRLYDWTMALAAHRRALPALGLIAFIESSVFPIPPDVMVVPMVLAERRRAWLIALVCTVASVLGGLAGYGIGAFLYDSVGRGIIEFYGQLEAFGRLQGRYNEWGLVIVFVAGLTPLPYKVFTIFSGVAGLDVWLFVLGSLVSRGLRFYVVAGLLWWLGEPIRDFIERYLNILAIVFVVVLVGGFVAVKYLL from the coding sequence ATGCTCAAGCGGCTTTACGACTGGACCATGGCGCTGGCGGCCCACCGCCGGGCCTTGCCGGCGCTGGGGCTGATCGCCTTTATCGAAAGCTCGGTCTTTCCCATCCCGCCCGACGTCATGGTGGTGCCCATGGTGCTGGCCGAGCGCCGCCGGGCCTGGCTGATCGCCCTGGTCTGCACCGTGGCCTCGGTGCTGGGCGGCCTGGCCGGCTATGGCATCGGCGCCTTTTTGTACGACAGCGTGGGGCGCGGCATCATCGAGTTCTATGGCCAGCTCGAGGCCTTCGGCCGGTTGCAGGGTCGTTACAACGAATGGGGCCTGGTGATCGTCTTCGTGGCCGGGCTGACGCCGCTACCCTACAAGGTCTTCACCATCTTCTCGGGCGTCGCCGGGCTCGACGTCTGGCTCTTCGTGCTGGGCTCGCTGGTCTCGCGGGGCCTGCGCTTTTACGTCGTGGCCGGGCTGCTGTGGTGGCTGGGCGAGCCCATCCGCGACTTCATCGAACGCTACCTCAACATCCTGGCCATCGTCTTCGTGGTCGTCCTGGTGGGCGGCTTCGTGGCCGTCAAGTACCTGTTGTGA
- a CDS encoding disulfide bond formation protein B — translation MTGLSDLVERLTRGRTPAALLLLAVVAILLAALGFQHLGGVAPCELCYYQRIAYATAGVLALLALPAGRRPWAAWLLALAGLALLVNLGIAGYQVGVEQQWWAGPQGCTGDQVGSAASVEQLRAQIMAGPVVRCDEVAWSLFGISLAGYNMPMSLGLGGFALLAAWRRRLGGAPETP, via the coding sequence GTGACGGGGCTTTCGGACCTGGTCGAGCGACTGACCCGGGGCCGCACTCCGGCGGCGCTGCTGCTGCTGGCGGTGGTTGCCATCCTGCTCGCGGCGCTGGGCTTTCAGCACCTGGGCGGGGTGGCGCCCTGCGAGCTTTGCTATTACCAGCGCATCGCCTACGCCACGGCCGGCGTGCTGGCGCTGCTGGCCCTGCCGGCCGGCCGCCGGCCCTGGGCCGCCTGGCTGCTGGCGCTGGCCGGCCTGGCGCTACTCGTCAACCTCGGCATCGCCGGCTACCAGGTCGGCGTCGAGCAGCAGTGGTGGGCCGGACCCCAAGGCTGCACGGGCGACCAGGTGGGCAGCGCCGCCTCGGTCGAGCAGTTGCGGGCGCAGATCATGGCGGGCCCCGTGGTGCGCTGCGACGAGGTGGCCTGGTCGCTGTTTGGCATTTCCCTGGCGGGATACAATATGCCGATGTCGCTGGGCCTCGGGGGCTTTGCCTTGTTGGCGGCCTGGCGCCGACGCTTGGGCGGGGCGCCTGAGACGCCATGA
- a CDS encoding SGNH/GDSL hydrolase family protein encodes MTRANLATLLLSLAVALAGAEVGLRWAGISYPEFNRLDTRLGWAPRPGLTGSYAMEGQSEIAINAAGFRDTDHAIAKPTGVLRLAVLGDSFAEGREVALQKVFWKRLESPLAACLARPVEVLGFAVNGYGTAQELLVLEQTALAYQPDIVLLAFFSGNDVQNNLRRLDGHPDRPYFVLQDGALALDASNTQGFRFTAKALWSDLKHGLFNALRILQLARQGYRRLRGFFKYRDHDLAAQLAAGLDPRVYQPPADAAWQQAWAVTEALIKALRDKSAAAGADFWLATLSNPVQVHPDAALRQRLATELGIQDLDYPDRRLAAFAATQAIPVVTLVDELRARAERQNKNPHGRPGFAGGHWNETGHQWAAEILAERLCRAYGG; translated from the coding sequence ATGACCCGGGCCAACCTGGCGACGCTGTTGCTCAGCCTCGCCGTGGCGCTGGCGGGGGCCGAGGTTGGCCTGCGCTGGGCCGGGATCTCGTACCCCGAATTCAACCGGCTCGACACCCGCCTGGGCTGGGCGCCGCGCCCCGGGCTGACCGGCAGCTATGCCATGGAGGGCCAGAGCGAAATCGCCATCAACGCCGCCGGCTTTCGCGACACCGACCACGCCATCGCCAAGCCCACGGGCGTGCTGCGCCTAGCCGTCTTGGGCGATTCCTTCGCTGAGGGCCGCGAGGTGGCGCTGCAGAAGGTTTTCTGGAAGCGCCTCGAAAGCCCCCTCGCCGCCTGCCTGGCCCGCCCCGTCGAGGTGCTGGGCTTTGCCGTCAACGGCTACGGCACGGCCCAGGAGTTGCTGGTGCTGGAGCAGACGGCGCTGGCCTACCAGCCCGACATCGTGCTGCTCGCCTTCTTCAGCGGCAACGACGTGCAGAACAACCTTCGCCGCCTCGACGGCCACCCCGACCGGCCCTATTTCGTGCTGCAAGACGGTGCGCTGGCGCTTGATGCCAGCAACACCCAGGGGTTTCGCTTCACCGCCAAGGCGCTTTGGTCCGATCTCAAGCACGGCCTTTTCAACGCGCTCCGGATCCTGCAACTGGCCCGCCAGGGCTACCGCCGCCTCAGGGGATTCTTCAAATACCGCGACCACGACCTGGCGGCGCAACTGGCGGCCGGGCTCGATCCCCGGGTCTACCAGCCGCCGGCCGATGCGGCCTGGCAACAGGCCTGGGCCGTCACCGAAGCGCTGATCAAGGCGCTACGCGATAAATCAGCGGCCGCCGGCGCCGACTTCTGGCTGGCCACGCTTTCCAACCCCGTGCAGGTCCACCCCGATGCGGCGCTGCGCCAGCGCCTGGCCACCGAGCTCGGCATCCAGGATCTCGACTACCCCGACCGGCGGCTGGCCGCTTTCGCCGCCACTCAGGCCATCCCCGTCGTCACCCTGGTCGACGAGCTGCGCGCCCGGGCAGAACGCCAGAACAAAAATCCCCACGGCCGCCCCGGCTTCGCCGGCGGCCACTGGAACGAAACCGGCCACCAATGGGCGGCCGAGATCCTGGCGGAACGGTTGTGCCGGGCATACGGCGGCTGA
- a CDS encoding HNH endonuclease has product MSLEQSPALVLNADYRPLSYFPLSLWPWQETVKAVFLERVNIVSEYERTVRSPSFQMQLPSVVSLKRYVRPARRPAFTRFNVFLRDHFNCQYCGDGDDLTFDHMVPRWCGGTTCWTNVVTACAPCNLRKGGRTLREARMTPRVRPFEPSMHDLQKNGRAFPPNYLHESWRDYLYWDAELEP; this is encoded by the coding sequence GTGTCGTTGGAGCAAAGCCCGGCTTTGGTGCTGAATGCGGACTACCGCCCGCTGAGCTATTTCCCCTTGTCGCTCTGGCCCTGGCAGGAGACGGTCAAGGCCGTCTTTCTCGAGCGCGTCAATATCGTCAGCGAATACGAGCGAACGGTGCGCTCGCCCAGCTTCCAGATGCAACTGCCCAGCGTGGTCTCGCTCAAGCGCTACGTGCGCCCGGCGCGGCGCCCCGCCTTCACCCGTTTCAACGTCTTCCTGCGCGACCACTTCAACTGCCAATACTGCGGCGACGGCGACGACCTCACGTTCGACCACATGGTGCCGCGCTGGTGCGGCGGCACGACGTGCTGGACCAACGTGGTCACGGCCTGCGCGCCCTGTAATTTGCGCAAGGGCGGCCGCACGCTGCGCGAGGCCCGCATGACCCCGCGCGTGCGGCCCTTCGAGCCCAGCATGCACGACCTGCAAAAAAACGGCCGCGCCTTCCCGCCCAACTATCTGCACGAAAGCTGGCGGGATTATCTCTACTGGGATGCCGAGCTGGAGCCCTAG
- a CDS encoding M48 family metalloprotease encodes MRKRLIPLACALALASGCLSTPNPATGGQDFTPFMSPAKEARIGADEHPKILARFGGVYQDPAIGGYVAEVGGRVMAHAGAQRQAFRFTVLNSPQVNAFALPGGYVYVTRGLLALANSEAQLAGVLAHEVGHVVARHTAQRYNRAIFTSLGAAVLGAVTGNRLVDQLVQIGGELYLKGFSRDQEFEADTLGVRYMAGAGYDAGAQARFLAAMGSHSALERQIAGAQGRDPIADFFATHPRSEDRVQRAIAAAQGSASAAGAPRRRERYLDTIQGLIYGDDPAQGLVRGRVFSHPKLGFSFTVPPGYRLINTDQAVFAKGPNGAAIKFDGAKREDAGRDVLSYLSRVWAARLSLVEVERITVNGMPAATGQTMVKARGGGKANLRLVAIRFARDRIVRFMMLTPFADLDRLRPELQRTTFSFRRLGRAERSWLKPLRLRLVRYGPGDSIEALAAKLPLKGYKVARFRTLNGLGPNDRPRPGIRLKTVAE; translated from the coding sequence GTGAGGAAAAGACTAATTCCGCTGGCCTGCGCGCTGGCCCTGGCGTCGGGCTGCCTGTCGACACCCAACCCGGCCACCGGCGGGCAGGACTTCACGCCCTTCATGTCGCCGGCCAAGGAAGCCCGGATCGGCGCCGACGAGCATCCCAAGATCCTGGCCCGCTTCGGCGGCGTCTACCAGGACCCGGCCATCGGCGGCTACGTGGCCGAGGTCGGCGGCCGCGTCATGGCCCATGCCGGGGCGCAGCGCCAGGCCTTCCGCTTCACCGTGCTCAACAGCCCCCAGGTCAACGCCTTCGCGCTCCCTGGCGGCTACGTCTACGTCACCCGGGGGCTGTTGGCGCTGGCCAATTCCGAGGCCCAGTTGGCCGGCGTGCTGGCCCACGAGGTTGGCCACGTGGTGGCCCGCCACACGGCCCAGCGCTACAACCGGGCCATCTTCACCAGCCTGGGCGCGGCCGTGCTGGGGGCGGTCACCGGCAACCGGCTGGTCGACCAGCTGGTGCAGATCGGTGGAGAGCTCTATCTCAAGGGCTTCTCCCGCGACCAGGAATTCGAGGCCGACACCCTGGGTGTGCGCTATATGGCCGGGGCCGGCTACGATGCCGGCGCCCAGGCCCGCTTTCTCGCCGCCATGGGCAGCCACAGCGCGCTCGAGCGCCAGATCGCCGGGGCCCAGGGCCGCGATCCCATCGCCGATTTCTTCGCCACCCACCCGCGCAGCGAAGATCGCGTGCAGCGCGCCATCGCCGCCGCGCAAGGAAGCGCCAGTGCCGCGGGCGCGCCGCGCCGGCGCGAGCGCTACCTCGATACCATCCAGGGCCTGATCTACGGCGACGATCCGGCCCAGGGTCTGGTGCGGGGGCGGGTCTTCTCGCACCCCAAGCTGGGCTTCAGCTTCACGGTGCCGCCGGGCTATCGCCTGATCAACACCGACCAGGCGGTGTTCGCAAAGGGCCCGAACGGCGCCGCCATCAAGTTCGACGGCGCCAAGCGAGAGGATGCCGGCCGTGATGTGCTGAGCTATCTGAGCCGGGTCTGGGCGGCGCGGCTCAGCCTGGTCGAGGTCGAGCGCATCACCGTCAACGGCATGCCGGCCGCCACCGGCCAGACCATGGTCAAGGCCCGTGGCGGCGGCAAGGCCAACCTCAGGCTGGTGGCGATCCGCTTTGCCCGCGACCGCATCGTGCGCTTCATGATGCTGACGCCCTTCGCCGATCTCGACCGGCTGCGGCCCGAGCTGCAGCGCACGACCTTTTCCTTCCGCCGCCTGGGCCGGGCCGAACGCTCCTGGCTCAAGCCCTTGCGGCTGCGCCTGGTGAGGTATGGCCCCGGCGACAGCATCGAGGCCCTGGCAGCAAAGCTGCCCCTCAAGGGCTACAAGGTGGCGCGTTTCCGTACCCTCAACGGCCTCGGCCCCAACGATCGCCCACGGCCCGGGATACGTTTGAAGACCGTCGCGGAATAG
- a CDS encoding thermonuclease family protein has translation MIGRLLVLFMLLLPAAAPAAVLEGLTPGGDGMVENVVDGDTLVLESGLEVRLVGIQAPKLPLGRPHVRLQPLAAEAKARLEKLTLGRPVALAYGGQRRDRYGRALAHLEADGKWVQGELLRAGLARVYSFRDNRARVAEMLALEQQARRARLGIWGHRFYRLLQADDTRGALDEFQIVEGRVLTVAVVRGRAYLNFGQDWRRDFTVTIAPKDRRGFVKAGFDPKSYAQRRIRVRGWLYWRNGPMIEATHPEQIEVIEE, from the coding sequence ATGATCGGTCGCCTGCTCGTGTTGTTTATGCTGTTGCTGCCCGCAGCCGCGCCGGCCGCGGTGCTCGAAGGCTTGACGCCGGGCGGCGATGGCATGGTCGAAAATGTGGTCGATGGCGACACCCTGGTGCTTGAAAGCGGCCTCGAGGTGCGCCTGGTCGGCATCCAGGCGCCCAAGCTGCCGCTGGGCCGGCCGCACGTGCGCCTGCAGCCGCTGGCCGCCGAGGCCAAGGCCCGGCTCGAGAAATTGACGCTCGGCCGCCCTGTCGCCCTGGCCTACGGCGGCCAGCGCCGCGACCGCTACGGCCGGGCGCTGGCGCATCTGGAAGCGGACGGCAAGTGGGTCCAGGGCGAGCTCTTGCGGGCCGGCCTGGCCCGGGTCTACAGCTTTCGCGACAACCGCGCCCGGGTGGCCGAGATGCTGGCGCTGGAACAACAGGCCCGGCGGGCGCGGCTGGGCATTTGGGGCCACCGCTTTTACCGCCTGCTTCAGGCCGACGACACCCGGGGCGCGCTGGACGAGTTTCAGATCGTCGAGGGCCGGGTGTTGACGGTGGCCGTGGTGCGCGGCCGGGCCTACCTCAATTTCGGCCAGGATTGGCGGCGCGACTTCACCGTCACGATCGCGCCAAAAGACCGCCGCGGCTTCGTCAAGGCCGGCTTCGATCCCAAAAGCTACGCCCAGCGGCGCATCCGCGTACGCGGCTGGCTATACTGGCGCAACGGGCCGATGATCGAGGCCACCCATCCCGAGCAGATCGAGGTCATCGAGGAGTGA
- a CDS encoding acyloxyacyl hydrolase, giving the protein MPNSAKLGASAALVVLTTLLAAQTARADDPDFIAVALGAYDINDNKTAAEGRLEYRSDKRFGPFKPLSGLLLTSDRAAYGYMGVLIDIFLGRRLVLTPSFAPGVYRRGEGKDLGHWIEFRSQLELAYRFDDRSRLGLSLSHISNASLDDNNPGTESLMLNYAVPFHRLLGE; this is encoded by the coding sequence TTGCCGAATTCAGCGAAGCTTGGCGCCAGCGCCGCCCTAGTCGTTCTCACCACTCTGCTGGCTGCCCAGACGGCCCGGGCCGACGATCCCGACTTCATCGCCGTGGCCTTGGGCGCCTACGACATCAACGACAACAAGACGGCTGCCGAGGGCCGGCTGGAATACCGCTCGGACAAACGCTTCGGGCCCTTCAAGCCGCTCTCGGGCCTGCTGCTGACCAGCGACCGGGCGGCCTACGGCTACATGGGCGTGCTCATCGACATCTTCCTCGGCCGCCGCCTGGTGCTGACGCCGAGCTTCGCGCCCGGCGTCTACCGCCGCGGCGAGGGCAAGGATCTGGGCCACTGGATCGAATTCCGTTCGCAGCTCGAACTGGCTTACCGCTTCGACGACCGCTCGCGGCTCGGCCTCAGCCTCAGCCACATCTCCAACGCCAGCCTCGACGACAACAACCCGGGAACGGAATCCTTGATGCTGAACTACGCCGTGCCCTTCCACCGCCTGCTCGGCGAATAG
- a CDS encoding thiamine pyrophosphate-binding protein, translated as MSNLPPERSGGRIVVDALRLHGVDCLFGVPGESYLEILDAIIDVPLRFINCRHEGAAAHMAEAYGKLTGRPGVAIVTRGPGACHASIGLHVARQDQTPLILLVGQTPRGMLGREATQEIDIAAMFGWTTKWAGQIDDPGRIPEVLSRAFHLAVSGRPGPVAVALPEDMLRQTVAVMDTEPYGTARPSPGSADLAALRHHLGRAKQPLMVVGGGGWTAQASADLAAFAEANGLPTAADFRCQDMIDNRLSCYVGDLGIAKSPGLSRRLAEADLLLLVGSRLGDIATQGFSLVEAPNARPTLIHVFPDGDELGHVYRPDLAMVSGIPEFAKAARALEAVDSAPWHAWAEAARADYTTTLEPVICPGPLDMYAVMQTLNQALTEDAIITTDAGNFSGWPQRFHQYIRFPSQLGPRNGAMGYSVPAGIAAKVVAPERTVVSFVGDGGFQMSGLELATAVQHGLDPIVLVINNGLYGTIRMHQERRHPGRVSATELKNPDFAALGRAAGAFGASVARTEDFAPALEQALAAGRAAVLDLQLNPEAISTSTTLSALGAQARP; from the coding sequence ATGTCGAACCTGCCCCCCGAGCGCAGCGGCGGCCGCATCGTCGTCGATGCCTTGCGTCTGCATGGCGTCGATTGCCTGTTCGGCGTGCCCGGCGAGAGCTATCTGGAGATCCTCGACGCCATCATCGACGTGCCGCTGCGCTTCATCAACTGCCGCCACGAAGGCGCCGCCGCCCACATGGCCGAGGCCTACGGCAAACTCACCGGCCGGCCCGGCGTGGCCATCGTCACCCGTGGCCCCGGCGCCTGCCACGCCAGCATCGGCTTGCACGTGGCCAGGCAGGATCAAACGCCGCTGATCCTGCTGGTCGGCCAGACGCCGCGCGGCATGTTGGGCCGCGAGGCGACGCAAGAGATCGACATCGCCGCCATGTTCGGCTGGACCACCAAGTGGGCCGGCCAAATCGACGACCCGGGGCGCATTCCCGAGGTCCTCAGCCGGGCCTTCCACCTGGCCGTCTCGGGCCGCCCCGGTCCGGTCGCCGTGGCGCTGCCGGAGGACATGCTGCGCCAAACCGTGGCGGTGATGGATACCGAACCCTATGGCACCGCGCGCCCCAGCCCGGGCAGCGCCGACCTGGCGGCGCTACGACATCACCTGGGACGCGCCAAGCAGCCCCTGATGGTGGTTGGCGGCGGCGGCTGGACGGCCCAGGCCTCGGCCGATCTGGCGGCCTTTGCCGAGGCCAACGGCCTACCCACGGCAGCCGATTTCCGCTGCCAGGACATGATCGACAACCGCCTTTCCTGCTACGTCGGCGACCTGGGCATCGCCAAGTCGCCGGGGCTTTCGCGCCGCCTGGCCGAGGCCGATCTCTTGCTGCTGGTGGGCAGCCGGCTGGGCGACATCGCCACCCAGGGCTTCAGCCTGGTCGAGGCCCCCAATGCGCGGCCGACGCTCATCCACGTCTTCCCCGATGGCGACGAGCTCGGCCACGTCTATCGCCCCGACCTGGCCATGGTTTCCGGCATACCCGAATTCGCCAAAGCTGCACGGGCGCTCGAGGCCGTCGACAGCGCGCCCTGGCACGCCTGGGCCGAGGCCGCCCGGGCCGACTACACCACCACGCTGGAGCCCGTCATTTGTCCCGGCCCGCTCGACATGTATGCCGTCATGCAGACCCTCAACCAGGCGCTGACCGAGGACGCCATCATCACCACCGATGCCGGCAACTTTTCCGGCTGGCCCCAGCGCTTCCACCAGTACATTCGCTTTCCCAGCCAGCTCGGGCCGCGCAACGGCGCCATGGGCTACAGCGTGCCGGCCGGCATCGCCGCCAAGGTGGTGGCGCCCGAGCGCACGGTGGTGAGCTTCGTCGGCGACGGCGGCTTCCAGATGTCGGGGCTGGAGCTGGCCACGGCGGTGCAGCACGGCCTCGACCCCATCGTCCTGGTCATCAACAACGGCCTCTACGGCACCATCCGCATGCACCAGGAACGACGCCATCCGGGCCGGGTCAGCGCCACCGAGCTCAAGAACCCGGATTTCGCCGCGCTGGGCCGGGCCGCCGGGGCCTTTGGCGCCAGCGTGGCCCGCACCGAGGATTTCGCTCCGGCGCTGGAGCAAGCCCTGGCGGCCGGCCGGGCCGCCGTGCTCGACCTGCAGCTCAACCCCGAGGCCATCTCGACCTCGACCACCCTTTCGGCGCTCGGCGCCCAGGCCCGACCATGA
- a CDS encoding DMT family transporter, giving the protein MADVDGHGTWQPANLARVHGQLIFSRILVATSFPVGAAITHGLEPALLILLRFALASLLFAPFVYLRHGLTLPGPRALAGYAAIAGCLVVFFWCMFTALRTTTALNTGAIVTLVPGIAAIYAAILVRERLGRHRMVALGCGLVGALWVVFRGDFERLASFTINGGDIIFFAGCLALGLYAPWSSGCTGGSRPP; this is encoded by the coding sequence ATGGCGGATGTCGACGGACACGGCACTTGGCAACCGGCCAACCTGGCCCGGGTTCACGGCCAACTGATCTTCTCGCGCATTTTGGTCGCGACCTCGTTCCCGGTTGGCGCCGCCATCACCCATGGGCTCGAGCCGGCGCTGCTGATATTGCTGCGCTTTGCCCTGGCCTCGCTGCTGTTCGCACCCTTCGTCTACCTGCGCCACGGCTTGACGCTGCCCGGGCCGCGGGCGCTGGCCGGGTACGCCGCCATCGCCGGCTGCCTGGTGGTTTTCTTCTGGTGCATGTTTACCGCTTTGCGCACGACGACGGCGCTGAATACCGGTGCCATCGTCACCCTGGTGCCCGGCATCGCCGCCATCTACGCGGCGATCTTGGTGCGGGAACGCCTGGGCAGGCACCGCATGGTGGCGTTGGGCTGCGGCCTGGTGGGCGCGCTGTGGGTGGTCTTTCGCGGCGATTTCGAGCGCCTGGCGTCCTTCACCATCAACGGCGGCGACATCATCTTTTTCGCCGGCTGCCTGGCGCTCGGCCTCTATGCCCCCTGGTCAAGCGGCTGCACCGGCGGGAGCCGGCCGCCGTGA
- a CDS encoding helix-turn-helix domain-containing protein → MAQDPHKSAARKDNSLEAAIGREVHGFRKDLGMTVVELARLAGLSPGMLSKIERGQTSPSLATLKSLAGALNVPVTALFRQFEEGRDVSFVAAGDGIEIERRGTRAGHQYRLLGHTVGGAVNVEPYLITLTDQSDVFPIFQHEGVEFIHLLEGQVDYRHGSKIYPLGPGDSLFFDADAPHGPERLRQVPIRFLSVISYPGAGNKG, encoded by the coding sequence ATGGCCCAAGATCCGCACAAGTCGGCGGCACGCAAGGACAATTCGCTCGAGGCCGCCATCGGCCGCGAGGTCCACGGCTTCCGCAAGGACCTGGGCATGACGGTGGTCGAGCTGGCCCGCCTGGCCGGGCTCTCGCCGGGCATGCTGTCGAAAATCGAGCGCGGCCAGACCTCGCCCTCGCTGGCCACCTTGAAAAGTCTGGCCGGCGCGCTCAACGTACCGGTGACGGCGCTCTTCCGTCAGTTCGAGGAGGGACGCGACGTCTCCTTCGTGGCCGCCGGCGACGGCATCGAGATCGAGCGCCGCGGCACCCGGGCCGGCCACCAGTATCGCCTGCTGGGACACACCGTCGGCGGTGCCGTCAACGTCGAGCCCTACCTGATCACACTGACCGACCAGTCCGATGTCTTCCCCATCTTCCAACACGAAGGCGTCGAGTTCATCCACCTGCTCGAGGGTCAGGTCGACTATCGTCACGGCAGCAAGATCTATCCCCTGGGACCGGGCGATTCGCTGTTTTTCGATGCTGACGCACCGCACGGCCCCGAACGCCTGCGGCAGGTACCGATCCGCTTTCTCAGCGTCATCTCTTATCCCGGAGCCGGTAACAAAGGCTGA